The Gordonibacter urolithinfaciens genome contains a region encoding:
- a CDS encoding AAA family ATPase, with translation MRFENLAKHYIPALQSYGITIPQDGEGRFMLFEEDGTIVPEVRKQIIPLGEEGLIPQKLMQDAVLQYLDYQQQEDDILATYALAELHERQLDAHLALWQTMVDAAKAGRAFTDVELACYEKDISRARKDLNAARSNARADIAERAQALHDRETIRRYGLLFDREMIQDIDTLVGNALSARPTLLVGDKGIAKTQMAKFVMRLYGTEPLIVSVKGDMMSDELVGKMVHDAPRNTFVFEEGALPRAMRAGVPLLLDEINFGDQAIIARLQDILLKGPGESVFLQEEGIDLVVQPGFTVFATANEASARYRHREVLDPAIRDRFEVIERTYPDLDRDPLRRPSPSLMRLALCEAVDADGVFSRHLDRDLLNALVHLATLTEHLYAVPAKDAAISLEKDQAGSIVREDTAPLLTDCITPRALNRAVQDSAGGNLPGRHLDLYLIDKLLRTLDQAGSNHNASLARQAALLVGIDLSPVG, from the coding sequence ATGCGGTTTGAAAACCTCGCCAAACACTATATTCCCGCCCTGCAGTCATACGGGATTACCATCCCCCAAGACGGAGAAGGGCGCTTCATGCTTTTCGAGGAAGACGGGACCATCGTGCCCGAAGTGCGCAAGCAGATAATTCCGTTGGGCGAAGAGGGCTTGATTCCCCAAAAGCTCATGCAGGACGCGGTTTTGCAGTACCTCGACTACCAGCAGCAAGAAGACGACATCCTGGCAACCTACGCGCTCGCGGAGCTTCACGAACGCCAGCTCGATGCGCATCTGGCTTTGTGGCAGACGATGGTCGATGCCGCCAAGGCCGGCCGCGCCTTCACCGATGTCGAGCTGGCCTGCTACGAGAAGGATATCTCCCGTGCGCGCAAAGACCTGAACGCCGCGCGCAGCAACGCGCGGGCCGACATAGCCGAGCGCGCCCAAGCGCTGCACGACCGCGAGACCATACGGCGCTACGGCCTGCTGTTCGACCGCGAGATGATACAGGACATCGATACGCTGGTCGGCAACGCCCTCTCGGCGCGCCCCACCCTCCTCGTCGGCGACAAAGGCATAGCGAAAACCCAAATGGCGAAGTTCGTCATGCGCCTCTACGGCACCGAGCCGCTCATCGTCTCGGTCAAGGGCGACATGATGAGCGACGAGCTGGTAGGGAAGATGGTTCACGATGCCCCCCGCAATACGTTCGTGTTCGAGGAAGGAGCCCTTCCCCGCGCCATGCGCGCCGGCGTTCCACTGCTGCTCGACGAAATCAACTTCGGCGATCAGGCGATCATCGCGCGTTTGCAGGACATCCTTCTCAAGGGCCCCGGCGAATCGGTGTTTTTGCAGGAAGAGGGCATCGACCTGGTAGTACAGCCCGGATTCACCGTGTTCGCCACCGCCAACGAAGCATCGGCGCGATATCGGCACCGCGAGGTCCTAGACCCCGCCATCCGCGACCGCTTTGAGGTCATCGAGCGAACCTATCCCGACCTTGATCGGGATCCCCTGCGCCGTCCCAGCCCCTCCCTGATGCGGCTCGCCCTCTGCGAGGCGGTCGATGCCGACGGGGTTTTCAGCCGCCATCTCGACCGCGACCTGCTGAACGCCTTGGTGCATCTTGCCACCTTGACCGAGCACCTCTATGCCGTGCCGGCGAAAGACGCGGCCATCTCGCTTGAGAAAGACCAAGCTGGCAGCATCGTGCGCGAAGACACCGCCCCTTTGCTGACCGACTGCATCACGCCGCGCGCCCTCAATCGCGCCGTCCAGGACAGCGCAGGAGGAAACCTGCCCGGACGCCACCTTGACCTCTACCTCATCGACAAGCTGCTGCGCACCCTTGACCAAGCAGGATCGAACCATAACGCCAGCCTAGCGCGGCAAGCCGCCCTGCTGGTGGGCATCGACCTAAGCCCGGTTGGCTGA
- the map gene encoding type I methionyl aminopeptidase: MIIRKSPAEIEAMKEAGRVSAKVLREVGARVRPGVSTLELDELAEALIRAEGGIPAFKGYGGFPGSICASVNEQIVHGIPSAGVVLQDGDIISIDTGAIVDGWVGDNAWTYAVGRISPEKQRLLDVTEKCMWAGLEAARPGNHLGDIGHAVQSIAEAEGFGVVREYVGHGIGRDMHEDPNVPNFGHRHTGVKLEAGMVLAIEPMINLGTHKTRQMPDGWLVCTRDGLPSAHFEKTVAITEDGPVVLTCEEGHRRPV, from the coding sequence ATGATCATCAGGAAGTCACCGGCCGAGATAGAGGCCATGAAGGAGGCGGGCCGCGTATCGGCCAAGGTGCTGCGCGAGGTGGGGGCGCGCGTGCGGCCCGGCGTGTCCACGCTCGAGCTGGACGAGCTGGCCGAGGCGCTCATCCGCGCGGAGGGCGGCATCCCCGCGTTCAAGGGCTACGGCGGGTTCCCCGGCTCCATCTGCGCTTCCGTCAACGAGCAGATCGTCCACGGCATTCCATCGGCGGGCGTCGTGCTGCAGGACGGCGACATCATCTCCATCGACACGGGCGCCATCGTCGACGGCTGGGTGGGCGACAACGCCTGGACCTATGCCGTCGGCCGCATCTCGCCGGAGAAGCAGCGCCTGCTGGACGTGACGGAGAAGTGCATGTGGGCCGGTCTCGAGGCGGCACGTCCCGGCAACCACTTGGGGGATATCGGGCATGCGGTGCAGAGCATCGCCGAGGCCGAGGGCTTCGGCGTGGTGCGCGAGTACGTGGGGCACGGCATCGGCCGCGACATGCACGAGGATCCGAACGTGCCGAACTTCGGCCATCGCCACACGGGCGTGAAGCTGGAGGCCGGCATGGTGCTGGCCATCGAGCCCATGATCAACCTGGGTACCCACAAGACGCGCCAGATGCCGGACGGCTGGCTGGTGTGCACGCGCGACGGGCTTCCCTCGGCCCACTTCGAGAAGACGGTCGCCATCACCGAGGACGGGCCTGTGGTGCTCACCTGCGAGGAGGGGCACCGGCGCCCGGTTTAG
- the asnB gene encoding asparagine synthase (glutamine-hydrolyzing) — translation MCGFVGFTAVDYDQEANQAIVKDMADRIAHRGPDDEGFFVDDDIAMGFRRLSIIDLEGSRQPMQNTDGTVTVTFNGEIYNFQELRAELEAMGYTFVTNGDTETIVHGYEAWGTDVFEKLRGMFAIAIWDAPKKRLVCARDLFGIKPFYYQHVGARLIYGSEIKAFLAHPAFKKELNREQLPQYLCFEYMNDSQTMFKGVHKLLPGHFMVFEDGELRTECFYKITYKIDDSKSLDEWADVIVGAFDESVAAHEIADVEIGSFLSGGIDSSLAAYCMGQHAPDIKTFSVGYDIGCEDKLAEIAAQSDFEIKLNELEDAEEFAKWANLPNWQVKVDAQEFLDIVPTEQYHMDEPLGAPSAIPLFFVSRLAREQVKVVQSGEGADELFGGYWIYHDQFEFGKYFRVPRPLRAAAGAVAEKLPSFHGRRFAMRGSGGPEKSYQRASMNYMWDEIPNVLRDYDGPCKPWEWCKPHFDEAAKQDIDIITQTQYVDMVSYMPFDICLKADKMSMSQSLELRVPFLDKKVLDVALQLPTACRVDDDHAKYALRVAASKLGFQKKVANMPKQPFITPLTVWLQTDLYYDRIKEAFTSEAAHEFFNVDYLVQMLDDHKSADFSTVEGRGKLKMMRIWNIYCFLCWYEVFFGKSSEKLAPKTQVA, via the coding sequence ATGTGCGGATTCGTGGGATTCACCGCGGTCGACTACGACCAAGAGGCCAACCAGGCCATCGTTAAGGACATGGCCGATCGCATCGCCCACCGCGGGCCCGACGACGAGGGCTTCTTCGTGGACGACGACATCGCGATGGGCTTTCGCCGCCTGTCGATCATCGACCTCGAAGGCTCCCGCCAGCCCATGCAGAACACCGACGGCACCGTGACCGTCACGTTCAACGGCGAGATCTACAACTTCCAGGAGCTGCGCGCCGAGCTCGAGGCGATGGGCTACACGTTCGTCACGAACGGCGACACGGAGACCATCGTCCACGGCTACGAGGCGTGGGGCACGGACGTGTTCGAGAAGCTGCGCGGCATGTTCGCCATCGCCATCTGGGACGCGCCGAAGAAGCGCCTCGTGTGCGCGCGCGACCTGTTCGGCATCAAGCCGTTCTACTACCAGCACGTGGGCGCGCGCCTCATCTACGGCAGCGAGATCAAGGCGTTCCTCGCGCATCCGGCGTTCAAGAAGGAGCTCAACCGCGAGCAGCTGCCGCAGTACCTGTGCTTCGAGTACATGAACGACTCGCAGACCATGTTCAAGGGCGTGCACAAGCTGCTCCCCGGCCACTTCATGGTGTTCGAGGACGGCGAGCTGCGCACCGAGTGCTTCTACAAGATCACCTACAAGATCGACGACTCGAAGTCGCTCGACGAGTGGGCCGACGTCATCGTGGGCGCGTTCGACGAGTCGGTGGCGGCGCACGAGATCGCCGACGTCGAGATAGGCAGCTTCCTGTCGGGCGGCATCGACAGCTCGCTGGCCGCGTACTGCATGGGGCAGCACGCGCCGGACATCAAGACGTTCTCGGTGGGCTACGACATCGGCTGCGAGGACAAGCTGGCCGAGATCGCCGCGCAGTCCGACTTCGAGATCAAACTGAACGAGCTGGAGGACGCCGAAGAGTTCGCGAAGTGGGCCAACCTGCCGAACTGGCAGGTGAAGGTGGACGCGCAGGAGTTCCTCGACATCGTGCCCACCGAGCAGTACCACATGGACGAGCCCCTGGGCGCGCCGAGCGCCATCCCGCTGTTCTTCGTGAGCCGCCTGGCGCGCGAGCAGGTGAAGGTGGTGCAGTCGGGCGAGGGCGCCGACGAGCTGTTCGGCGGGTACTGGATCTACCACGACCAGTTCGAGTTCGGCAAGTACTTCCGCGTGCCGCGCCCCCTGCGCGCCGCCGCAGGCGCGGTGGCCGAGAAGCTCCCCTCCTTCCACGGGCGCCGCTTCGCCATGCGCGGGTCGGGCGGCCCCGAGAAAAGCTACCAGCGCGCGAGCATGAACTACATGTGGGACGAGATCCCCAACGTGCTGCGCGATTACGACGGCCCCTGCAAGCCGTGGGAATGGTGCAAGCCGCACTTCGACGAGGCGGCGAAGCAGGACATCGACATCATCACGCAGACGCAGTACGTTGACATGGTGAGCTACATGCCCTTCGACATCTGCCTGAAGGCCGACAAGATGTCCATGTCGCAGTCGCTCGAGCTGCGCGTGCCGTTCTTGGACAAGAAGGTGCTCGACGTGGCGCTGCAGCTGCCCACGGCCTGCCGCGTGGACGACGACCACGCGAAGTACGCGCTGCGCGTGGCCGCGAGCAAGCTGGGCTTCCAGAAGAAGGTGGCGAACATGCCGAAGCAGCCGTTCATCACGCCGCTCACGGTGTGGCTGCAGACCGACCTGTACTACGACCGCATCAAGGAGGCGTTCACGAGCGAGGCCGCGCACGAGTTCTTCAACGTGGACTACCTCGTGCAGATGCTCGACGACCACAAGTCGGCCGACTTCTCCACGGTGGAGGGACGCGGCAAGCTCAAGATGATGCGCATCTGGAACATCTACTGCTTCCTGTGCTGGTACGAGGTGTTCTTCGGGAAGTCGAGCGAGAAGCTGGCGCCGAAGACCCAGGTGGCGTAG
- a CDS encoding carboxylate--amine ligase gives MTDNSPRIASAADVARRLQPVVVGGDILAYSYVRELHRAYGVERTIVLAAHDIKMLSTSRFTDYRLEPNVHDPEGLYDALERVAAEVRAADPERVLLVLGCDDCHARMLSSGKPRLEAAGYTVPYLDFALLDDITQKRRFYELCEQLDIPYPRTWYFSCGTDGPEELPVHDFPYPLIAKPSNSAQFQEATIEGWRKIYEIESPEELAQVWRSIRTSDYNNELVLQDFIPGGDDAIRTLTTFSDASGELRVVSGGVVCLQDHDPTALGNPLCIMGEREQAIIDGARRFLKEVGYRGFANFDIKYDERDGSFRFFEVNTRCGRNTYYMSLGGQNFVELIVREFILGETIDYREAYDPFVYSCVPRYVFDRSMENRTRLQQALDVLRRTPEPYPLHYAPDSLAHNFWARVMHVNQIPKFKRFYWDTNGKQLK, from the coding sequence ATGACCGACAACTCCCCCCGCATCGCCTCGGCCGCCGACGTGGCGCGCCGTTTGCAGCCCGTCGTGGTGGGCGGCGACATCCTCGCGTACAGCTACGTGCGCGAGCTGCACCGCGCCTACGGCGTGGAGCGCACCATCGTGCTGGCCGCGCACGACATCAAGATGCTCTCGACCAGCCGCTTCACCGACTACCGCCTGGAGCCGAACGTCCACGACCCGGAGGGCCTCTACGACGCGCTCGAGCGCGTGGCCGCCGAGGTGCGCGCGGCAGACCCCGAGCGCGTGCTGCTCGTGCTCGGTTGCGACGACTGTCACGCGCGCATGCTCTCGTCGGGCAAGCCGCGCCTCGAGGCCGCCGGCTACACGGTGCCCTACCTCGACTTCGCCCTGCTCGACGACATCACGCAGAAGCGCCGCTTCTACGAGCTGTGCGAGCAGCTGGACATCCCCTACCCGCGCACGTGGTACTTCTCGTGCGGCACGGACGGCCCCGAGGAGCTGCCGGTGCACGACTTCCCCTACCCGCTCATCGCGAAGCCGTCGAATTCGGCGCAATTCCAGGAAGCGACCATCGAGGGCTGGCGAAAGATCTACGAGATAGAGAGCCCCGAGGAGCTGGCGCAGGTCTGGCGCAGCATCCGCACGTCGGACTACAATAACGAGCTGGTGCTGCAGGACTTCATCCCCGGCGGCGACGATGCCATCCGCACGCTCACCACATTCTCGGACGCGTCGGGCGAGCTGCGCGTGGTGTCCGGCGGCGTCGTGTGCCTGCAGGACCACGACCCCACCGCGCTCGGCAACCCGCTCTGCATCATGGGCGAGCGGGAGCAGGCTATCATCGACGGCGCGCGGCGCTTCCTCAAGGAAGTCGGCTACCGTGGCTTCGCGAACTTCGACATCAAGTACGACGAACGGGACGGGAGCTTCCGCTTCTTCGAGGTGAACACGCGCTGCGGCCGCAACACGTACTATATGAGCCTGGGCGGCCAGAATTTCGTGGAGCTCATCGTGCGCGAGTTCATCCTGGGCGAAACCATCGACTACCGCGAGGCCTACGACCCCTTCGTCTACTCCTGCGTGCCGCGCTATGTGTTCGACCGCTCCATGGAGAACCGCACGCGCCTCCAGCAGGCCCTCGACGTGCTGCGCCGCACGCCCGAGCCCTACCCGCTGCACTACGCCCCCGACTCGCTCGCGCACAATTTCTGGGCGCGCGTCATGCACGTGAACCAGATCCCCAAGTTCAAGCGCTTCTACTGGGACACGAACGGCAAGCAGCTGAAATAG
- a CDS encoding vWA domain-containing protein — translation MATRVEQVKRTVEHVAAISGLRTATVCVSAEGKTGCRLTRSGIDLLVNHELNEDIAARKRYGVRGTIALGEVDTMVACFVATRAQDFLLDDWRQRFDYQNNLSSPAQRYLQTCIDDMAAYARMISRIPFAKLHFEAYLSRAAAHVMASEPLHIQLMRTLRLYLFEDQPNVVVSPLIVECLGTAAAMDPRVAALERLLFDESLSYSARHNQAARLITPLFTRMIKLDEEALSFYDLVHLYDNEQSYGASKDAANDENALRQEANETEFIQASLATVNEGNIDQLIADNNEAPVEAGKTPSLSLPSMSAEAKAMAFLDDGRASYERTAERYHDTIERIAEVLVRIATPQEQLGVFRYRARLARSGTRMHPSTLVQAHLQLESGCENAIWQKRQRCSRPQNRQFHGMDIYVLLDVSISMTGKNASSAGALAVCLVEGIDRALQLAARDQQQGAVDIRTQLLAFGEGWAELTPLEFTHDHERKRFAFNLVNNPTSEQTLITAALKQVQARAAAEPTRNIVCLVVGDGLFADGLQARKCAMGLPPNVYLAHINIGAFNGLPLTGNFETIQDPALLPEKLHLVLARQLERPDDSLDAR, via the coding sequence ATGGCCACCCGTGTTGAACAGGTGAAGCGCACGGTCGAGCACGTTGCGGCAATCAGCGGGCTCCGCACCGCCACGGTTTGCGTGAGCGCCGAGGGCAAAACCGGATGCCGGCTTACCCGCAGCGGCATCGACCTGCTGGTAAACCACGAGCTCAACGAGGACATTGCCGCGCGTAAGCGTTATGGCGTGCGCGGCACCATCGCCCTTGGCGAAGTCGACACCATGGTTGCCTGCTTCGTGGCAACCCGTGCGCAGGATTTCCTGCTCGACGACTGGCGCCAGCGCTTCGACTACCAAAACAACCTGTCGTCCCCCGCGCAACGCTACCTGCAGACGTGCATCGACGATATGGCAGCGTATGCGCGCATGATCAGCCGCATTCCCTTTGCCAAGCTGCACTTCGAAGCCTACCTCTCGCGCGCGGCGGCCCATGTGATGGCGAGCGAGCCTCTACACATCCAGCTTATGCGCACCCTGCGCCTCTACCTTTTCGAAGACCAGCCCAACGTGGTCGTCTCGCCGCTCATCGTCGAATGCCTGGGCACCGCCGCCGCCATGGACCCGCGTGTTGCCGCACTCGAGCGCCTCCTGTTCGACGAGAGCCTGTCCTACAGCGCCCGCCACAACCAGGCAGCGCGCCTGATAACGCCGCTGTTCACACGCATGATAAAGTTGGATGAGGAGGCATTGAGCTTTTACGACCTGGTGCACCTCTACGACAACGAGCAATCCTACGGCGCTTCCAAAGATGCCGCCAACGACGAGAACGCGCTGCGCCAAGAGGCTAACGAAACCGAGTTCATCCAGGCGTCGCTCGCCACGGTGAACGAAGGTAATATCGACCAGCTGATCGCCGACAACAACGAAGCACCCGTCGAGGCGGGCAAGACGCCCAGCCTCAGCCTGCCCAGCATGTCCGCCGAAGCGAAAGCCATGGCGTTCCTCGACGATGGCCGGGCGTCCTACGAGCGCACGGCAGAGCGCTATCACGACACCATCGAGCGCATTGCCGAGGTTCTCGTGCGCATAGCCACTCCGCAGGAGCAGTTGGGCGTTTTCCGCTACCGCGCCCGACTTGCCCGCAGCGGCACCCGCATGCATCCCAGCACGCTCGTGCAAGCCCATCTCCAACTCGAGTCCGGTTGCGAGAATGCGATCTGGCAGAAGCGGCAGCGGTGCAGCCGCCCACAGAACAGGCAGTTTCACGGCATGGATATATACGTGCTGCTTGACGTGAGCATCTCAATGACAGGAAAAAATGCCAGCAGCGCCGGTGCACTGGCGGTTTGCCTTGTCGAAGGCATCGATCGGGCACTACAGCTTGCCGCGCGCGATCAGCAGCAGGGTGCGGTGGATATACGCACCCAGCTGCTTGCCTTCGGCGAAGGCTGGGCAGAGCTGACGCCCCTGGAGTTCACCCATGATCATGAGCGCAAGCGCTTTGCCTTCAACCTGGTCAACAACCCCACGAGCGAGCAAACCCTGATCACCGCAGCACTCAAGCAGGTGCAGGCCCGCGCCGCTGCCGAACCGACACGCAACATCGTATGCCTGGTGGTGGGCGACGGCCTATTTGCCGACGGCCTGCAGGCCAGAAAATGCGCGATGGGGTTGCCGCCCAACGTTTACCTCGCGCACATCAACATCGGCGCGTTCAATGGACTGCCCCTGACGGGCAACTTCGAGACGATCCAGGATCCTGCCCTGCTCCCCGAGAAGCTGCACCTCGTCTTGGCCCGGCAGCTTGAGCGCCCGGACGACTCCCTCGACGCCCGATAG
- a CDS encoding DUF1648 domain-containing protein yields the protein MKAWEWAVWLALCITPLAVAAASLGSLPDTVAMHVGPDGTIDRYGSKYELLRIACLLALPNLLLMLASWKAEALFAKGLVHGIDDPHNLRVLFLVLGMIETVIYAGVVLSFGRGVLAG from the coding sequence ATGAAGGCTTGGGAATGGGCAGTCTGGCTGGCTCTGTGCATCACGCCGCTCGCCGTGGCGGCAGCATCCTTGGGCTCGCTGCCGGACACCGTCGCGATGCACGTCGGCCCCGACGGCACGATCGACCGCTATGGCTCCAAGTACGAGCTGCTGCGCATAGCGTGCCTCTTGGCCCTTCCCAACCTCCTCTTGATGCTCGCCTCCTGGAAGGCGGAGGCGCTCTTCGCCAAAGGGCTCGTGCACGGCATCGACGACCCCCACAACCTCAGAGTCCTTTTCCTGGTGCTCGGCATGATCGAAACCGTCATCTACGCCGGCGTCGTGCTCTCGTTCGGCCGCGGCGTCCTCGCGGGCTAA